One region of Alosa alosa isolate M-15738 ecotype Scorff River chromosome 1, AALO_Geno_1.1, whole genome shotgun sequence genomic DNA includes:
- the cntnap2b gene encoding contactin-associated protein-like 2b isoform X2, with the protein MWRFPIPGVTLLLWILGVLGNLSTARSASQKCDEVLATPLPYSAFSGSSVLSGDYGAGYAKLNRRGGAGGWSPQDSDRYQWLQVDLRGRKQITAIATQGRYSSSDWTKQYRFLYSDTGSNWRAYRQDGTIWTFSGNWNSEKVVRHNLQYSIVARYLRFIPLEWSEEGRVGLRVEVYGCAYWSDMISFDGQGVMSYRFRAKKMRILKDLISLKFKTTKGDGILLHGEGQQGDYISLELQRAKLWLQINLGSNQYGSIQGHTAVSSGSLLDDDHWHSVVIQRYRRSVNFTLDQHIHSFRTNGEFDHLDLDYEISFGGMAVSSKPSSGGRENFVGCMEGIVYNGDNITSLVRRKKLDTSSFRNLTFSCAESHMFPVFFNATSFVLLPGRSDADTMSVSLMFRTWNPNGLLLFSPLVYGGVEISLMDGKVTVHIYVSQKQSTRVDISSGSGLNDGQWHSVHFLALESFAMLTINGDEMSSVRAALPIMIRTGGSYYFGGYFPRTNLSPTQRSFQGCMQLIHVDEQLVDLQAVEKGSLGTFENVSLDMCAIIDRCVPNHCEHGGRCSQTWNSFSCACEGTGYTGATCHTSVYEQSCEEYKHLGRTSDTYWIDPDGSGPLEPFKVNCIMTEDKVWTTVANDLPAQSPVSAELEAATVLDLNYSMSTEQINAITSSAEHCEQYLAYACRMSRLLNTPEGPPFTWWLGRGNEKHTYWGGSGPGVQKCACGIERNCTEPSHYCNCDADQRQWREDSGILMYKDHLPVRQVVVGDVRRSGSEARLTVGPLRCQGDRNYWNAASFNTPASYLHFPTFSGETSADISFYFKTSSTYGVFLENLGNTDFIRLELKSPTTVSFSFDVGNGPVELTVNSAGPLNDDQWHRVEAERNVKEAVLQLDGRHREVRLAPPQGHTRLQLFSQLFVGASGGQRGFLGCIRSLKMNGVTLDLEGRAEVTPGVKPGCSGHCSSYGMHCQNGGKCLEKYNGYSCDCSLTAFDGPFCTEDVGGYFETGTVVRYDLMSDSGASSLREGRGSLSPLTAEANLTQEELTFSFSTSNSPSVLIYVSSRTQDYLAVVLRHNGTLQIRYNLGGLREPFTISLDQRNMANGQPHSVNISRQDRVIHLQLDHYPSVSYILPEASDTEFNLVKTIFLGKVFETGQIDPVIIEKYNTPGFMGCLSRVQFNRIAPLKAALRSGISSTASVQGVLVESNCGASPLTISPMSAAFDPWHPESAGAQFPFNEERVGRDGLNRDSAIIGGIIAVVIFTILCTLVFLVRHMFRHKGSYHTNEAKGAESADCADAAIIVNDPAFTETIEESKKEWFI; encoded by the exons AAAAATGTGACGAGGTGTTGGCCACCCCGCTACCGTACAGTGCGTTCTCGGGGTCCTCGGTGCTGTCTGGTGACTATGGGGCCGGCTATGCCAAACTCaacaggagaggag GAGCTGGGGGCTGGTCGCCGCAGGACTCGGACCGGTACCAGTGGCTCCAAGTGGACCTCCGGGGCAGGAAACAGATCACTGCCATAGCAACGCAGGGCCGATACAGCAGTTCTGATTGGACGAAGCAGTACAGGTTCCTGTATAGTGACACAGGGAGCAACTGGAGGGCCTACCGGCAGGACGGCACCATATGG ACGTTTTCTGGAAACTGGAACTCCGAGAAGGTGGTGAGGCACAACCTCCAGTATTCCATCGTGGCACGGTATCTCCGCTTCATCCCGTTAGAGTGGAGTGAGGAGGGACGAGTAGGGCTGCGCGTGGAGGTCTACGGCTGTGCTTACT GGTCTGACATGATCAGCTTTGATGGCCAGGGAGTAATGTCCTACCGCTTCCGGGCGAAGAAGATGCGCATCCTGAAGGACCTGATCTCCCTGAAGTTTAAGACAACCAAAGGGGACGGAATTCTCCTGCACGGAGAAGGACAGCAAGGGGACTACATCTCCCTGGAACTCCAAAGGGCCAAGCTGTGGCTCCAGATCAACCTAG GAAGTAATCAGTATGGCTCTATCCAGGGCCACACAGCTGTGTCCAGTGGTAGTCTCCTTGACGATGACCACTGGCACAGCGTGGTGATACAACGTTATCGTCGGAGTGTCAACTTCACCCTGGACCAGCACATACACAGCTTCCGAACCAATGGAGAGTTCGATCATCTCGACCTAGATTACGAA ATCAGCTTTGGAGGCATGGCGGTGTCCAGTAAGCCAAGCTCTGGAGGCAGAGAGAACTTTGTGGGCTGCATGGAGGGCATTGTTTACAATGGAGACAATATCACTAGCCTGGTCCGCAGGAAGAAACTGGACACGTCCAGCTTT CGCAATCTGACGTTCTCCTGCGCAGAGTCGCACATGTTCCCCGTGTTCTTCAACGCCACCAGTTTTGTGTTGCTGCCGGGGCGGAGCGATGCGGACACGATGTCGGTGAGCCTGATGTTCCGCACGTGGAACCCCAATGGGCTGCTGCTGTTCTCACCGCTGGTCTACGGAGGCGTGGAGATCAGCCTGATGGACGGGAAGGTCACTGTGCACATCTACGTCTCTCAGAAACAGAGCACACGCGTGGACATATCCTctg GGTCTGGGCTCAATGATGGTCAATGGCACAGCGTCCACTTCCTGGCCCTGGAGAGCTTTGCCATGCTGACCATCAACGGCGATGAGATGTCCTCAGTGCGGGCGGCCCTTCCTATCATGATCAGGACGGGAGGCTCCTACTACTTTGGTG gctacTTCCCCCGGACCAACCTGTCCCCCACGCAGAGGTCCTTCCAGGGATGCATGCAGCTGATCCACGTCGACGAGCAGCTGGTGGACCTGCAGGCGGTGGAGAAGGGCTCGCTGGGGACCTTCGAGAATGTCAGCCTCGACATGTGTGCCATCATAGACCG gTGTGTGCCCAATCACTGTGAGCATGGTGGCCGCTGCTCTCAGACGTGGAACTCCTTCAGCTGTGCCTGTGAGGGGACGGGCTACACCGGGGCCACCTGCCACACCT CTGTGTACGAGCAGTCTTGTGAGGAATACAAGCACCTGGGGAGGACGTCCGACACATACTGGATCGACCCGGATGGCAGCGGGCCTCTAGAGCCGTTTAAAGTCAACTGTATCATGACGG aGGATAAAGTGTGGACAACGGTGGCCAATGACCTGCCTGCCCAGAGTCCTGTGAGTGCAGAGTTGGAGGCAGCCACTGTGCTGGATCTCAACTACAGCATGTCAACTGAACAG ATTAATGCTATCACCAGCAGTGCAGAACACTGTGAGCAATACTTGGCCTATGCCTGCCGCATGTCACGTCTACTCAACACACCAG AGGGGCCTCCATTCACCTGGTGGCTGGGCAGAGGCAATGAAAAGCACACCTACTGGGGGGGCTCAGGGCCGGGTGTCCAGAAATGTGCCTGTGGGATCGAACGCAACTGCACTGAGCCCAGCCACTACTGCAACTGTGATGCAGACCAGAGGCAGTG GAGAGAAGATTCTGGAATTCTCATGTATAAGGATCACTTGCCCGTCCGTCAGGTGGTGGTCGGGGATGTGCGCCGGTCCGGCTCTGAGGCCCGGCTCACTGTGGGGCCTTTACGTTGTCAGGGAGATC GTAACTACTGGAACGCTGCCTCCTTCAACACACCGGCGTCCTACCTGCACTTCCCCACCTTCTCAGGGGAGACCAGTGCAGACATCTCCTTCTATTTTAAGACCTCGTCCACTTACGGCGTCTTTCTGGAGAACCTGGGCAACACTGACTTCATCCGCCTGGAGCTCAAAT CACCCACGACTGTCTCGTTCTCCTTCGACGTGGGCAACGGGCCGGTGGAGCTGACCGTGAACTCGGCCGGGCCACTCAACGACGACCAGTGGCACAGGGTGGAGGCCGAGCGCAACGTCAAGGAGGCGGTGCTACAGCTGGACGGACGGCACAGGGAGGTGCGCCTGGCTCCACCCCAGGGACACACCCGCCTCCAGCTCTTCAGCCAGCTCTTCGTGG GTGCATCAGGGGGTCAAAGAGGTTTCCTAGGATGCATTCGATCCCTGAAGATGAATGGTGTGACCCTTGACCTTGAGGGGAGGGCTGAGGTCACGCCGGGGGTGAAGCCTGGCTGTTCGGGACACTGCAGCAGTTACGGCATGCACTGCCAGAATGGGGGAAAGTGCCTGGAGAAGTACAACGGCTACTCCTGTGACTGCTCCCTCACCGCATTTGATGGCCCTTTCTGCACTGAAG ATGTTGGTGGCTACTTCGAAACAGGTACTGTGGTCCGTTACGACCTGATGTCCGACTCTGGGGCCTCTTCTCTGAGGGAAGGCAGGGGATCCCTGTCTCCGCTGACCGCCGAGGCCAACCTGACCCAGGAGGAGCTCACCTTCAGCTTCAGCACCTCCAACTCCCCCAGCGTGCTCATCTACGTCAGCTCCAGGACACAGGACTACCTGGCCGTGGTGCTGCGCCACAACG GTACCCTTCAGATCCGTTATAACCTTGGGGGACTTAGGGAGCCTTTCACCATCAGTCTGGACCAGCGGAACATGGCCAACGGGCAGCCCCACAGCGTCAACATCTCCAGACAGGACAGGGTCATCCACCTACAG CTGGATCACTATCCATCAGTGAGTTACATCTTACCAGAAGCCTCAGACACAGAGTTCAATCTTGTCAAGACAATATTCCTTGGAAAGGTTTTCG AGACGGGTCAGATCGACCCTGTGATCATCGAGAAGTACAACACCCCGGGCTTCATGGGCTGTCTCTCCCGAGTGCAGTTCAACCGCATCGCCCCTCTGAAGGCAGCACTGCGATCAGGCATCTCCTCGACCGCCTCAGTGCAGGGGGTCCTCGTGGAGTCTAACTGTGGGGCGTCTCCTCTCACTATTTCACCCATGTCTGCTGCCTTCGACCCCTGGCACCCAGAATCAG CTGGTGCCCAGTTCCCTTTCAATGAAGAGAGGGTGGGCCGAGATGGGCTGAATCGTGACTCTGCGATCATTGGGG GTATCATCGCCGTGGTGATCTTCACCATCTTATGCACCCTGGTGTTCCTGGTCCGCCACATGTTCCGCCACAAGGGCTCCTACCATACCAACGAGGCCAAAGGAGCCGAATCGGCGGACTGTGCCGACGCAGCCATCATAGTCAACGACCCCGCCTTCACAGAGACTATTGAGGAGAGCAAGAAAGAATGGTTCATCTAG
- the cntnap2b gene encoding contactin-associated protein-like 2b isoform X1 gives MWRFPIPGVTLLLWILGVLGNLSTARSASQKCDEVLATPLPYSAFSGSSVLSGDYGAGYAKLNRRGGAGGWSPQDSDRYQWLQVDLRGRKQITAIATQGRYSSSDWTKQYRFLYSDTGSNWRAYRQDGTIWTFSGNWNSEKVVRHNLQYSIVARYLRFIPLEWSEEGRVGLRVEVYGCAYWSDMISFDGQGVMSYRFRAKKMRILKDLISLKFKTTKGDGILLHGEGQQGDYISLELQRAKLWLQINLGSNQYGSIQGHTAVSSGSLLDDDHWHSVVIQRYRRSVNFTLDQHIHSFRTNGEFDHLDLDYEISFGGMAVSSKPSSGGRENFVGCMEGIVYNGDNITSLVRRKKLDTSSFRNLTFSCAESHMFPVFFNATSFVLLPGRSDADTMSVSLMFRTWNPNGLLLFSPLVYGGVEISLMDGKVTVHIYVSQKQSTRVDISSGSGLNDGQWHSVHFLALESFAMLTINGDEMSSVRAALPIMIRTGGSYYFGGYFPRTNLSPTQRSFQGCMQLIHVDEQLVDLQAVEKGSLGTFENVSLDMCAIIDRCVPNHCEHGGRCSQTWNSFSCACEGTGYTGATCHTSVYEQSCEEYKHLGRTSDTYWIDPDGSGPLEPFKVNCIMTEDKVWTTVANDLPAQSPVSAELEAATVLDLNYSMSTEQINAITSSAEHCEQYLAYACRMSRLLNTPAEGPPFTWWLGRGNEKHTYWGGSGPGVQKCACGIERNCTEPSHYCNCDADQRQWREDSGILMYKDHLPVRQVVVGDVRRSGSEARLTVGPLRCQGDRNYWNAASFNTPASYLHFPTFSGETSADISFYFKTSSTYGVFLENLGNTDFIRLELKSPTTVSFSFDVGNGPVELTVNSAGPLNDDQWHRVEAERNVKEAVLQLDGRHREVRLAPPQGHTRLQLFSQLFVGASGGQRGFLGCIRSLKMNGVTLDLEGRAEVTPGVKPGCSGHCSSYGMHCQNGGKCLEKYNGYSCDCSLTAFDGPFCTEDVGGYFETGTVVRYDLMSDSGASSLREGRGSLSPLTAEANLTQEELTFSFSTSNSPSVLIYVSSRTQDYLAVVLRHNGTLQIRYNLGGLREPFTISLDQRNMANGQPHSVNISRQDRVIHLQLDHYPSVSYILPEASDTEFNLVKTIFLGKVFETGQIDPVIIEKYNTPGFMGCLSRVQFNRIAPLKAALRSGISSTASVQGVLVESNCGASPLTISPMSAAFDPWHPESAGAQFPFNEERVGRDGLNRDSAIIGGIIAVVIFTILCTLVFLVRHMFRHKGSYHTNEAKGAESADCADAAIIVNDPAFTETIEESKKEWFI, from the exons AAAAATGTGACGAGGTGTTGGCCACCCCGCTACCGTACAGTGCGTTCTCGGGGTCCTCGGTGCTGTCTGGTGACTATGGGGCCGGCTATGCCAAACTCaacaggagaggag GAGCTGGGGGCTGGTCGCCGCAGGACTCGGACCGGTACCAGTGGCTCCAAGTGGACCTCCGGGGCAGGAAACAGATCACTGCCATAGCAACGCAGGGCCGATACAGCAGTTCTGATTGGACGAAGCAGTACAGGTTCCTGTATAGTGACACAGGGAGCAACTGGAGGGCCTACCGGCAGGACGGCACCATATGG ACGTTTTCTGGAAACTGGAACTCCGAGAAGGTGGTGAGGCACAACCTCCAGTATTCCATCGTGGCACGGTATCTCCGCTTCATCCCGTTAGAGTGGAGTGAGGAGGGACGAGTAGGGCTGCGCGTGGAGGTCTACGGCTGTGCTTACT GGTCTGACATGATCAGCTTTGATGGCCAGGGAGTAATGTCCTACCGCTTCCGGGCGAAGAAGATGCGCATCCTGAAGGACCTGATCTCCCTGAAGTTTAAGACAACCAAAGGGGACGGAATTCTCCTGCACGGAGAAGGACAGCAAGGGGACTACATCTCCCTGGAACTCCAAAGGGCCAAGCTGTGGCTCCAGATCAACCTAG GAAGTAATCAGTATGGCTCTATCCAGGGCCACACAGCTGTGTCCAGTGGTAGTCTCCTTGACGATGACCACTGGCACAGCGTGGTGATACAACGTTATCGTCGGAGTGTCAACTTCACCCTGGACCAGCACATACACAGCTTCCGAACCAATGGAGAGTTCGATCATCTCGACCTAGATTACGAA ATCAGCTTTGGAGGCATGGCGGTGTCCAGTAAGCCAAGCTCTGGAGGCAGAGAGAACTTTGTGGGCTGCATGGAGGGCATTGTTTACAATGGAGACAATATCACTAGCCTGGTCCGCAGGAAGAAACTGGACACGTCCAGCTTT CGCAATCTGACGTTCTCCTGCGCAGAGTCGCACATGTTCCCCGTGTTCTTCAACGCCACCAGTTTTGTGTTGCTGCCGGGGCGGAGCGATGCGGACACGATGTCGGTGAGCCTGATGTTCCGCACGTGGAACCCCAATGGGCTGCTGCTGTTCTCACCGCTGGTCTACGGAGGCGTGGAGATCAGCCTGATGGACGGGAAGGTCACTGTGCACATCTACGTCTCTCAGAAACAGAGCACACGCGTGGACATATCCTctg GGTCTGGGCTCAATGATGGTCAATGGCACAGCGTCCACTTCCTGGCCCTGGAGAGCTTTGCCATGCTGACCATCAACGGCGATGAGATGTCCTCAGTGCGGGCGGCCCTTCCTATCATGATCAGGACGGGAGGCTCCTACTACTTTGGTG gctacTTCCCCCGGACCAACCTGTCCCCCACGCAGAGGTCCTTCCAGGGATGCATGCAGCTGATCCACGTCGACGAGCAGCTGGTGGACCTGCAGGCGGTGGAGAAGGGCTCGCTGGGGACCTTCGAGAATGTCAGCCTCGACATGTGTGCCATCATAGACCG gTGTGTGCCCAATCACTGTGAGCATGGTGGCCGCTGCTCTCAGACGTGGAACTCCTTCAGCTGTGCCTGTGAGGGGACGGGCTACACCGGGGCCACCTGCCACACCT CTGTGTACGAGCAGTCTTGTGAGGAATACAAGCACCTGGGGAGGACGTCCGACACATACTGGATCGACCCGGATGGCAGCGGGCCTCTAGAGCCGTTTAAAGTCAACTGTATCATGACGG aGGATAAAGTGTGGACAACGGTGGCCAATGACCTGCCTGCCCAGAGTCCTGTGAGTGCAGAGTTGGAGGCAGCCACTGTGCTGGATCTCAACTACAGCATGTCAACTGAACAG ATTAATGCTATCACCAGCAGTGCAGAACACTGTGAGCAATACTTGGCCTATGCCTGCCGCATGTCACGTCTACTCAACACACCAG CAGAGGGGCCTCCATTCACCTGGTGGCTGGGCAGAGGCAATGAAAAGCACACCTACTGGGGGGGCTCAGGGCCGGGTGTCCAGAAATGTGCCTGTGGGATCGAACGCAACTGCACTGAGCCCAGCCACTACTGCAACTGTGATGCAGACCAGAGGCAGTG GAGAGAAGATTCTGGAATTCTCATGTATAAGGATCACTTGCCCGTCCGTCAGGTGGTGGTCGGGGATGTGCGCCGGTCCGGCTCTGAGGCCCGGCTCACTGTGGGGCCTTTACGTTGTCAGGGAGATC GTAACTACTGGAACGCTGCCTCCTTCAACACACCGGCGTCCTACCTGCACTTCCCCACCTTCTCAGGGGAGACCAGTGCAGACATCTCCTTCTATTTTAAGACCTCGTCCACTTACGGCGTCTTTCTGGAGAACCTGGGCAACACTGACTTCATCCGCCTGGAGCTCAAAT CACCCACGACTGTCTCGTTCTCCTTCGACGTGGGCAACGGGCCGGTGGAGCTGACCGTGAACTCGGCCGGGCCACTCAACGACGACCAGTGGCACAGGGTGGAGGCCGAGCGCAACGTCAAGGAGGCGGTGCTACAGCTGGACGGACGGCACAGGGAGGTGCGCCTGGCTCCACCCCAGGGACACACCCGCCTCCAGCTCTTCAGCCAGCTCTTCGTGG GTGCATCAGGGGGTCAAAGAGGTTTCCTAGGATGCATTCGATCCCTGAAGATGAATGGTGTGACCCTTGACCTTGAGGGGAGGGCTGAGGTCACGCCGGGGGTGAAGCCTGGCTGTTCGGGACACTGCAGCAGTTACGGCATGCACTGCCAGAATGGGGGAAAGTGCCTGGAGAAGTACAACGGCTACTCCTGTGACTGCTCCCTCACCGCATTTGATGGCCCTTTCTGCACTGAAG ATGTTGGTGGCTACTTCGAAACAGGTACTGTGGTCCGTTACGACCTGATGTCCGACTCTGGGGCCTCTTCTCTGAGGGAAGGCAGGGGATCCCTGTCTCCGCTGACCGCCGAGGCCAACCTGACCCAGGAGGAGCTCACCTTCAGCTTCAGCACCTCCAACTCCCCCAGCGTGCTCATCTACGTCAGCTCCAGGACACAGGACTACCTGGCCGTGGTGCTGCGCCACAACG GTACCCTTCAGATCCGTTATAACCTTGGGGGACTTAGGGAGCCTTTCACCATCAGTCTGGACCAGCGGAACATGGCCAACGGGCAGCCCCACAGCGTCAACATCTCCAGACAGGACAGGGTCATCCACCTACAG CTGGATCACTATCCATCAGTGAGTTACATCTTACCAGAAGCCTCAGACACAGAGTTCAATCTTGTCAAGACAATATTCCTTGGAAAGGTTTTCG AGACGGGTCAGATCGACCCTGTGATCATCGAGAAGTACAACACCCCGGGCTTCATGGGCTGTCTCTCCCGAGTGCAGTTCAACCGCATCGCCCCTCTGAAGGCAGCACTGCGATCAGGCATCTCCTCGACCGCCTCAGTGCAGGGGGTCCTCGTGGAGTCTAACTGTGGGGCGTCTCCTCTCACTATTTCACCCATGTCTGCTGCCTTCGACCCCTGGCACCCAGAATCAG CTGGTGCCCAGTTCCCTTTCAATGAAGAGAGGGTGGGCCGAGATGGGCTGAATCGTGACTCTGCGATCATTGGGG GTATCATCGCCGTGGTGATCTTCACCATCTTATGCACCCTGGTGTTCCTGGTCCGCCACATGTTCCGCCACAAGGGCTCCTACCATACCAACGAGGCCAAAGGAGCCGAATCGGCGGACTGTGCCGACGCAGCCATCATAGTCAACGACCCCGCCTTCACAGAGACTATTGAGGAGAGCAAGAAAGAATGGTTCATCTAG